The genomic segment atttctgctgcaggtcatttttaacatttttaacactCCCCTTGTTTATCTGCTGcaccccccctcctcaccctcctcacccTGCCACAGAGTCCTCAGAAGGCGTGTCCCTCCAGCTGGGTAACTCCAAAGACTTCATCCTCAGCTTGGACCTCAAGTTCGTCTCCAACGGCAGCGTGTCTGTTGTCCTGGAAACCACGGAGAAGGGCCCGCCCTTCACCATCCACTACGTGACCAGCACGCAGCTCATCGCCTTCAAAGACCGTGACATCACCTACGGTATCGGCTCACGGACTGCCTGGAGCACCCTGACCAGAGATCTGCTCACCGACCTCAGGAAGGGCGTCGGGCTTTCCAACACCAAGGCTGTGAAGGCCACGAAGGTCAGTTTATGTCGGACATCTGAGGCACCTAACTAACTACTTAATGACTTGTGCAGCATTATATTCAGCAGAGTTTTATGTATGTAAATTAAATACAGATGTAGAGTTTTGTTAATTTATGTTGGGATATATTTTATTATGGGAACTCCGACACTCTACATGTAGAGATGATCATTTAATTCCACCACTGATTGTTTTGTCTGCCACTGCGTCTGATGTCCTCCTCAGATCATGCCCAGACGGGTGGTGCGACTTGTCCTACATGGGCGTGGCTTTGTTGACAATGTCACCATCTCCACCACAGCCCACATGGCCGCCTTCTTCGCCGCCAGCGACTGGCTGCTCCGCAACCAGGACGACCGAGGCGGCTGGCCCATCATGGTCACCCGTAAACTGGGGGAAGGCTTCCGGCCTCTGGAGCCCGGCTGGTACTCGGCCATGGCTCAGGGCCAGGCCATGTCCACCCTGGTGAGAGCCTACCTCCTCACCAAGGACCAGGCTTACCTCAACGCTGCCCTCAAGGCAGTCGGACCCTACAAGGTGCCTTCAGCGCAGCACGGGGTCAAAGCTGTGTTCATGAACAAATACGACTGGTATGAGGAGTACCCCACCACACCCAGCTCCTTTGTCCTCAACGGCTTCATCTACTCCCTGCTGGGACTCTTTGACTTGACTGAGACCGCCGGAGAGAAGCTTGGCAGGGAGGCCGGGCAGCTGTTCAGCCGCGGCATGGAGTCGCTGAAGGCCATGCTGCCGCTCTTTGACACGGGGTCTGGGAGCATTTATGACCTGCGTCACTTCATGTTGGGCACGGCGCCCAACCTGGCCCGCTGGGACTATCACACCACGCACATTAACCAGTTACAGCTGGTGGCATCCATAGACAACTCTCCCGTCTTCAAGGATGTGGTCAAACGCTGGAAAAACTACTTAAAAGGGATTCGTGCCAAGCACAACTAGACAGTAACCCACATATAGATACAGCCGAGATGATGATTGAAGGGTTGAATATACTTTGTGTGATGGATGAGTGCATGTGAGACGAGTGCTTCctcacattgtgtgtgtgtgtgtgtgcatcacagTTTTGGTTGAGGTTCATAATCTAAAGGTGAGtttaatcagctgcagctgtcaaCACTTAACGTTTCTGTTGCAGGTTTATATTTTCTGCAACAATGACTGTAGCTCTCttcccttgtttttttccttgagCGAGTGTTTGTAATTATGCACAGACCtagtttcacagtgtgtgtgtgtgtgtgtgtgtgtgtgtgtgtgtgtgtgtgtgtgtgttggttaaAGTAAGAATATATGATGTAAGCGAACTGAATTGTTAAAACTGTCTTTCCAACTCTCTTTGTTGCAACCACCACAAGTTTTCTTCCagtttttcaccatttttttttttttcagatttgcaAAGTTTATtgagacaaataaacagaatacattATAAATTATTTTTAGGAGAATGTTGCCAAAAATATATCTCatcatcataaaacacattctGGGTTTGATTTCTCCACTGCAAAGTTTTTAATCCGTAACCCTCAGAAAGTTTGAAATCATAGGTTTACCATATTTAAACTGGTAGGTGAGGTGAATTAATTTGGCTGTCATCCTTTTTATAAAAATGCTTAATGCTTCCAAACTGTCATCTTCCAGTTCTCTCTGAAGATGTTTCGCCTGAAACACAGTTAGATAGTCACAAATTATTTTGGGGAGGATTATGTTGTTATGTCTTTAGTGAGCTTAACTCCTTTAGatatttattctttaatttgGGATTAAGTTTCTGGCGAGCTGCTCTGAGGGATAAACACTTCACACCACTATATTTGATTTCAGATGTTTAAACCAGAGAGTCTCCTCATGAGTGTTCAGCTGAGCTCTTGTTTATATCACACCTGGTCAGAGCTCTGTCATGTGACTCACACCGGAGACCGGAGACTGCAGGTAGCACGCTGCCACATCCCCTCAGATAAACCCATCAGGCCTGCagccatctttaaaaaaaaacaccctgatTAATAATTCAACCTAATAAGCTGCCAGTGCTGAAGCTCCTTTTATGAGATGTTTAAGGATGACAAACTTTGTGCTACCACTCTCAGCTGTAACCAAAAGCCACTAAAGTCTGACAGTCGGTCGCAAAGAAACTAAATAATTCATGCGCCATTACAGAACACAGCTACGCACGGTTAGTTCTGCATCACCAGGGTTTCAGCCCAGTTTGTAAAGAAAAAGTTTTCCCGTGTCAGAGATCCTACAGCCGAGAAATGAGCCGACGGTTTCACTGATCAAGAGTTGGGATGTGGATTACATCAGTCATGTTGTCTTCCTGAAGTTAACACGGGTAACTTCAACTATTCAGACGAaatcacagagaggaagagatgctTCTCTGACCGCTACTCAACATAAGTGTGTCATTACTTAAAGACCTTCGAGTGGTTGGCCCTGTTGTCATGGAAATGAAACTCTGCCAGTTGTCCAAATTGAACCAAATTCAGCACAGAACTTCCTCAGCAGTAAACCTGGACTGTCTGATGGACATCAGGGTGAAAGGCTCTCAAGATAACTAAAGCACAGAAAGAAGGACAGACGGAGATCCTTTGCGTTTATTCAGAAGATGAATAGAAATGtaaaactcctctcctctaaaGCTTCAGGTATATCAGTTTAAACACTCCCAGCAGTGTCATTCTAAGCTTCCTTGTCCTGCATCAACTAATCTAATAATCGATTCACTGCCAACCATTTTGGAATTGGTTTGAgtccttttcaaaaaaaaaaagtctaaattctctgattccagcttcttaaatgtgaatgtgttctggttttcttttctcctctcagacAGTAAACTGGATATCGTGACACCTGAGGACATTTGAAACCAATTATAaaccaaactaaataaactaatTGATTCATCGA from the Sparus aurata chromosome 4, fSpaAur1.1, whole genome shotgun sequence genome contains:
- the glceb gene encoding D-glucuronyl C5-epimerase B, which gives rise to MRCLAARVNYKTLIVICALFTLITVLLWNRCSSDTSLRFLPRAALVAPSPKVGDASISSQQHPPQPPEPPPVVGVVSGIKYEEIDCLINDESTIKGRREGGEVYLPFSWMEKYFEVYGKVVQYDGYDRFEFQHSYSKVYTQREPYHPDGVFMSFEGYNVEVRDRVKCISGVEGVPLSTQWGPQGYFYAIQIAQYGLSHYSKNLTERPPHVEVYDTAEERDSRASSAPWSVPKGCGLSRVPDKSRATSVRQFSAPESSEGVSLQLGNSKDFILSLDLKFVSNGSVSVVLETTEKGPPFTIHYVTSTQLIAFKDRDITYGIGSRTAWSTLTRDLLTDLRKGVGLSNTKAVKATKIMPRRVVRLVLHGRGFVDNVTISTTAHMAAFFAASDWLLRNQDDRGGWPIMVTRKLGEGFRPLEPGWYSAMAQGQAMSTLVRAYLLTKDQAYLNAALKAVGPYKVPSAQHGVKAVFMNKYDWYEEYPTTPSSFVLNGFIYSLLGLFDLTETAGEKLGREAGQLFSRGMESLKAMLPLFDTGSGSIYDLRHFMLGTAPNLARWDYHTTHINQLQLVASIDNSPVFKDVVKRWKNYLKGIRAKHN